A part of Pararoseomonas sp. SCSIO 73927 genomic DNA contains:
- the ilvC gene encoding ketol-acid reductoisomerase, protein MRVYYDRDADVNLIKAKKVAVIGFGSQGHAHAMNMRDSGVKDVVIGLRPGASAKKAEAAGFKVLPPAEAAAWADVVMVLTPDEGQGDLYREHLHANLKEGAALAFAHGLNVHFNLLDPRPDIDVFMIAPKGPGHTVRGEYQKGGGVPCLVAVHQNPSGNGMEIALSYASAIGGGRSGVIETTFKEECETDLFGEQAVLCGGLVELIKAGFETLVEAGYAPEMAYFECLHEVKLIVDLIYEGGIANMNYSISNTAEYGEYVTGPRIVTSQTKAEMKKVLEDIQTGKFARDWMLENKVNQASFKATRRKLAEHEIEQVGERLRAMMPWIKKNQLVDQAKN, encoded by the coding sequence ATGCGCGTTTACTATGACCGCGATGCGGACGTGAACCTGATCAAGGCCAAGAAGGTCGCGGTCATCGGCTTCGGCAGCCAGGGCCATGCCCACGCGATGAACATGCGCGATTCCGGCGTGAAGGACGTGGTGATCGGCCTGCGCCCCGGCGCTTCCGCGAAGAAGGCCGAGGCCGCCGGCTTCAAGGTGCTGCCGCCGGCCGAGGCCGCGGCCTGGGCCGACGTGGTGATGGTGCTGACCCCGGACGAGGGCCAGGGCGACCTGTATCGCGAACACCTGCACGCCAACCTGAAGGAGGGCGCGGCCCTGGCCTTCGCGCACGGGCTGAACGTGCACTTCAACCTGCTGGACCCGCGCCCGGACATCGACGTGTTCATGATCGCGCCGAAGGGCCCCGGCCACACGGTGCGCGGCGAGTACCAGAAGGGCGGCGGCGTGCCCTGTCTCGTCGCCGTCCACCAGAACCCCTCCGGCAACGGCATGGAGATCGCGCTCTCCTACGCCTCCGCCATCGGCGGCGGGCGGTCCGGCGTGATCGAGACGACCTTCAAGGAGGAGTGCGAGACCGATCTGTTCGGCGAGCAGGCGGTTCTCTGCGGCGGCCTCGTGGAGCTGATCAAGGCGGGCTTCGAGACGCTGGTCGAGGCCGGCTACGCGCCGGAGATGGCCTATTTCGAGTGCCTGCACGAGGTGAAGCTGATCGTCGACCTCATCTATGAGGGCGGCATCGCCAATATGAACTACTCCATCTCGAACACCGCCGAGTATGGCGAGTACGTCACGGGCCCGCGCATCGTGACCTCGCAGACCAAGGCGGAGATGAAGAAGGTGCTGGAGGATATCCAGACCGGCAAGTTCGCCCGCGACTGGATGCTGGAGAACAAGGTGAACCAGGCCAGCTTCAAGGCCACCCGCCGCAAGCTCGCCGAGCACGAGATCGAGCAGGTTGGCGAGCGGCTGCGCGCCATGATGCCCTGGATCAAGAAGAACCAGCTCGTCGATCAGGCGAAGAACTAA
- the mreC gene encoding rod shape-determining protein MreC, with amino-acid sequence MIRLSVPLRQALARLSVPVLIAAAFGTMLLGKADTLLVERTRMALADLLAPLYAVAAEPIGAVRGTVAEVQGLLNLRQETARLREENDRLHRWQAAALALEAENALLRRQLTFVPDPAPQFHTARVVADAGGTYAKAVLIATGPFLQVQKGQVALDERGLAGRVSEVGSRSARILLVTDMNSRIPVVLEGSRARAMMVGTNGARPRLQHWPSGMQPQEGDRVVTSAESATFPAGLPVGIVHLGETGWPEVELYARLDRLDLLRIFEFGLAGILPPEAVTRPDPSVRPRH; translated from the coding sequence ATGATTCGTCTGAGCGTCCCGCTCCGCCAGGCCCTGGCCCGGCTCTCCGTGCCCGTGCTGATCGCGGCCGCCTTCGGGACGATGCTGCTGGGCAAGGCCGACACCCTGCTGGTGGAGCGCACCCGCATGGCGCTGGCCGACCTGCTCGCCCCCCTCTACGCCGTGGCCGCAGAGCCGATCGGGGCGGTGCGGGGGACCGTCGCGGAGGTCCAGGGCCTGCTGAACCTGCGGCAGGAAACGGCCCGGCTGCGCGAGGAGAACGACCGTCTGCACCGCTGGCAGGCCGCCGCCCTGGCGCTGGAGGCGGAGAACGCCCTACTGCGCCGGCAGCTCACCTTCGTGCCGGACCCTGCCCCGCAGTTCCACACCGCCCGCGTGGTGGCCGACGCCGGCGGCACCTATGCCAAGGCCGTGCTGATCGCGACCGGCCCCTTCCTCCAGGTGCAGAAGGGGCAGGTGGCGCTGGACGAGCGCGGCCTGGCCGGGCGGGTGTCGGAGGTGGGTTCCCGCTCCGCCCGCATCCTGCTGGTGACGGACATGAACAGCCGCATTCCCGTGGTGCTGGAAGGCTCGCGGGCGCGGGCCATGATGGTAGGCACCAACGGCGCCCGGCCGCGGCTGCAGCATTGGCCCTCGGGGATGCAGCCGCAGGAAGGGGATCGCGTGGTCACCTCCGCCGAATCCGCCACCTTCCCGGCCGGGCTGCCGGTCGGCATCGTCCATCTCGGCGAGACGGGCTGGCCGGAGGTCGAGCTCTATGCCCGGCTGGACCGGCTGGACCTGCTGCGGATCTTCGAGTTCGGCCTCGCCGGCATCCTGCCGCCGGAGGCCGTCACGCGCCCGGACCCCTCCGTCCGGCCGCGGCACTAG
- the mrdA gene encoding penicillin-binding protein 2: protein MLGGIQLGALGFLGYRLNKLQVEEGERYATLAEENRISARLVAPPRGRVLDREGKVIAGSQLNWRALIVAEDARDVPAVLDTFSKIVPLTDAERTRIEREVRRRRRFIPVTLREFLSWEEMARIEVNAPDLPGISVDVGTTREYPEKEHLAHIVGYVAPPAEADMGEDPLLELPGIRVGRAGIERFHDKTLRGRAGSIRLEVNAVGRVIRELDRREGQPGQDVAISVDSELQRTVRARCEEGTSAVVLDARTGEVLAMATQPSFDPNLFNAGVSAAQWREWTSRRQTPLINKCTNGLYAPGSTFKMIVALAALEAKVCTPGDRVACPGYYDLGDTRFHCWSKYGHGSVDMRGGIKNSCDCYFYEMAKRTGIDRIAAMANRFGLGVDLEIELPGARRGHVPTRAWRQAQGKPWNLGDTVVHGIGQGFYQLTPLSLATMTARLATGRAVQPHLTRSIGGRPVKGVRPEDWPSLGIPERDLRVVREGMWAVVNETGGTAKAAALPGGMGQMAGKTGSTQVRRVSREQRERGFRVEAMPREWRPHALFVAYAPYDNPQYVVTVIVEHGSSGSGAAAPIARDIMADTINRFRQPVNAPPARVAEAAPPRNP from the coding sequence ATGCTCGGCGGCATCCAGCTCGGGGCGCTGGGCTTCCTGGGATACCGGCTGAACAAGCTGCAGGTGGAGGAGGGGGAGCGCTACGCGACTCTCGCGGAGGAGAACCGCATCTCCGCCCGGCTCGTCGCCCCGCCGCGCGGCCGGGTGCTGGACCGGGAGGGGAAGGTGATCGCGGGCAGCCAGCTGAACTGGCGCGCCCTCATCGTGGCCGAGGACGCGCGCGACGTGCCGGCCGTGCTGGACACCTTCAGCAAGATCGTGCCCCTGACGGACGCGGAGCGCACCCGGATCGAGCGGGAGGTGCGCCGCCGCCGCCGCTTCATCCCGGTGACCCTGCGCGAGTTCCTCTCCTGGGAGGAGATGGCGCGGATCGAGGTGAACGCGCCGGACCTGCCGGGCATCTCGGTCGATGTCGGCACCACCCGGGAATACCCGGAGAAGGAGCACCTGGCCCATATCGTGGGCTACGTCGCCCCCCCGGCCGAGGCGGACATGGGCGAGGACCCGCTGCTGGAGCTGCCGGGCATCCGCGTCGGCCGCGCCGGGATCGAGCGGTTCCACGACAAGACCCTGCGCGGCCGCGCCGGCTCCATCCGGCTGGAGGTGAACGCCGTGGGCCGGGTGATCCGGGAGCTGGACCGGCGCGAGGGCCAGCCCGGCCAGGACGTGGCGATCAGCGTGGATTCGGAGCTGCAGCGCACCGTCCGCGCCCGCTGCGAGGAGGGGACGAGCGCCGTGGTGCTGGACGCCCGCACCGGCGAGGTGCTGGCCATGGCCACCCAGCCCTCCTTCGACCCCAACCTGTTCAACGCCGGCGTCTCCGCCGCCCAGTGGCGGGAGTGGACGAGCAGGCGCCAGACGCCGCTGATCAACAAGTGCACCAACGGCCTCTACGCGCCCGGCTCCACCTTCAAGATGATCGTGGCGCTGGCGGCGCTGGAGGCGAAGGTCTGCACTCCGGGGGACCGTGTGGCCTGCCCGGGTTACTACGACCTGGGCGACACGCGCTTCCATTGCTGGTCCAAGTACGGCCATGGCAGCGTGGACATGCGGGGGGGCATCAAGAACTCCTGCGACTGCTACTTCTACGAGATGGCCAAGCGCACGGGCATCGACCGGATCGCGGCCATGGCGAATCGCTTCGGCCTCGGCGTGGACCTGGAGATTGAGCTACCAGGCGCCCGGCGCGGCCACGTGCCCACCCGCGCCTGGCGGCAGGCCCAGGGCAAGCCCTGGAACCTTGGGGACACGGTGGTGCACGGCATCGGCCAGGGCTTCTACCAGCTCACCCCGCTCTCTCTCGCCACCATGACAGCCCGGCTGGCCACGGGGCGCGCGGTGCAGCCGCACCTGACGCGCAGCATCGGCGGCCGCCCGGTGAAGGGTGTACGGCCGGAGGACTGGCCCTCCCTCGGCATCCCCGAGCGCGACCTGCGCGTGGTGCGGGAGGGGATGTGGGCCGTGGTGAACGAGACCGGCGGCACCGCCAAGGCCGCCGCGCTGCCGGGAGGTATGGGGCAGATGGCCGGCAAGACCGGCAGCACCCAGGTCCGCCGCGTGAGCCGGGAGCAGCGGGAACGCGGCTTCCGGGTGGAAGCCATGCCGCGGGAGTGGCGGCCCCATGCGCTCTTCGTCGCCTACGCGCCCTACGATAACCCGCAATACGTGGTCACGGTCATCGTGGAGCACGGCTCCTCCGGCTCCGGCGCCGCGGCGCCGATCGCGCGCGACATCATGGCCGACACCATCAACCGCTTCCGCCAGCCGGTGAACGCCCCGCCCGCCCGGGTGGCGGAGGCGGCGCCGCCCCGGAACCCGTGA
- a CDS encoding rod shape-determining protein, producing MFSRLFGFLSADMAIDLGTANTLVYVKGRGIVLNEPSVVAIADIRGRKQVLAVGEEAKQMLGRTPGNIAAIRPLRDGVIADFEVAEEMIKHFIRKVHNRRSFASPMIIVCVPSGSTAVERRAIQESAESAGARKVLLIEEPMAAAIGAGLPVTEPSGSMIVDIGGGTTEVAVISLGGIVYARSVRVGGDKMDEAIISYIRRQFNLLIGESTAERIKMEIGAAAAPEEGEEGPITEVKGRDLMNGVPREVYVSMRQIAESLAEPVSQIVEAVKVALENTPPELAADIVDKGIVLTGGGALLYGLDNVLREATGLPVSVAEEALSCVALGTGRALEEMKRLRHVLSSMY from the coding sequence ATGTTCTCCCGCCTGTTCGGCTTCCTCTCCGCCGACATGGCCATCGACCTCGGCACCGCGAATACCCTGGTCTACGTCAAGGGCCGCGGGATCGTCCTGAACGAGCCGTCCGTCGTCGCCATCGCCGATATCCGCGGCCGCAAGCAGGTGCTGGCGGTGGGGGAGGAGGCGAAGCAGATGCTCGGCCGCACCCCCGGCAACATCGCCGCCATCCGTCCCCTGCGGGACGGGGTAATCGCCGACTTCGAGGTGGCGGAGGAGATGATCAAGCACTTCATCCGCAAGGTGCACAACCGCCGCTCCTTCGCCTCCCCCATGATCATCGTCTGCGTCCCCTCCGGCTCCACCGCGGTGGAGCGCCGGGCGATCCAGGAGAGCGCGGAGAGCGCCGGCGCCCGGAAGGTACTGCTGATCGAGGAGCCCATGGCGGCCGCGATCGGTGCCGGCCTGCCGGTGACGGAGCCCTCCGGCTCCATGATCGTGGATATCGGCGGCGGAACCACCGAGGTGGCGGTGATCTCGCTGGGCGGGATCGTCTACGCCCGCTCCGTCCGCGTGGGCGGGGACAAGATGGACGAGGCCATCATCTCCTACATCCGCCGGCAGTTTAACCTGCTGATCGGGGAGAGCACGGCCGAGCGCATCAAGATGGAGATCGGCGCCGCCGCCGCCCCGGAGGAGGGGGAGGAGGGCCCGATCACCGAGGTGAAAGGCCGCGACCTGATGAACGGCGTCCCGCGGGAAGTCTACGTCTCCATGCGCCAGATCGCGGAGAGCCTGGCCGAGCCCGTCTCCCAGATCGTGGAGGCGGTGAAGGTGGCGCTGGAGAACACCCCGCCGGAGCTGGCCGCCGACATCGTGGACAAGGGCATCGTGCTGACGGGGGGCGGGGCGCTTCTCTACGGCCTCGACAACGTTCTTCGCGAGGCGACGGGGCTGCCGGTGAGCGTGGCCGAGGAAGCCCTTTCCTGCGTAGCCCTCGGCACGGGTCGCGCGTTGGAAGAGATGAAGCGACTTCGCCACGTCCTCTCCTCCATGTATTAA
- a CDS encoding CHAD domain-containing protein, giving the protein MPIDGPKTEAAPTDTPEDGAGGAPRPELPDAADWPADATAGEAFRHMVRATLAALAAHRPAAVAGEAEGVHQMRVAARRLRAVIATFHPGLPDEAEERFNASLRRLGQVLGEARDWDVFITQILPAAAVDGVPIHELAKLEEAARRARAAAQSSLRAAVSGPAFTNTVESLSAWAEDAADPSSPQGHGKLAKPVRKLAPRLQARLARTVQRRGRHIRGRSEEELHELRKALKKLRYGVELLAPLHGSGRKSFRRACQSLQEELGALNDAVVAAELTRRLEAEDPSVAPQGKMLRAWARKRRERAIEETPAAWRSFKDVELPRLAA; this is encoded by the coding sequence ATGCCCATCGACGGGCCGAAGACCGAAGCCGCGCCCACCGACACGCCCGAGGACGGGGCGGGCGGGGCGCCGCGGCCGGAGCTGCCCGACGCGGCGGACTGGCCGGCGGATGCCACCGCCGGCGAGGCCTTCCGCCACATGGTGCGGGCCACCCTCGCCGCGCTCGCCGCCCACCGCCCCGCCGCGGTCGCGGGAGAGGCCGAGGGCGTCCATCAGATGCGCGTGGCCGCCCGACGCCTGCGGGCCGTCATCGCCACCTTCCATCCCGGCCTGCCCGATGAGGCGGAGGAGCGCTTCAACGCCAGCCTCCGGCGGCTGGGCCAGGTTCTCGGGGAGGCGCGAGACTGGGACGTGTTCATCACCCAGATCCTGCCCGCGGCCGCCGTGGACGGCGTGCCGATCCACGAGCTCGCCAAGCTGGAGGAGGCGGCGCGGCGCGCCCGTGCCGCCGCGCAATCCTCGCTCCGCGCGGCGGTGAGCGGCCCGGCCTTCACCAATACGGTCGAGAGCCTCTCCGCCTGGGCCGAGGACGCGGCGGATCCCTCATCCCCGCAGGGGCACGGCAAACTGGCAAAGCCGGTCCGCAAGCTGGCGCCCCGGCTTCAGGCACGGCTGGCCCGCACGGTGCAGCGGCGCGGCCGCCATATCCGCGGGCGCTCGGAGGAGGAGCTGCACGAGCTGCGGAAGGCGCTGAAGAAGCTGCGCTACGGGGTGGAACTGCTGGCCCCGCTTCACGGGAGCGGCCGCAAGAGCTTCCGCCGTGCCTGCCAGAGCCTGCAGGAGGAGCTGGGCGCGCTGAACGACGCCGTGGTGGCCGCCGAGCTGACGCGGCGGCTGGAGGCCGAGGACCCCTCCGTCGCCCCGCAGGGGAAGATGCTGCGCGCCTGGGCCCGCAAGCGGCGGGAGCGCGCCATCGAGGAAACGCCCGCGGCCTGGCGGTCCTTCAAGGATGTGGAACTGCCGCGACTGGCGGCGTAG
- a CDS encoding amidohydrolase family protein: MLNLRCGPAGHPDSACGCALPRRGLFRTALAAGAASFIPSAARSQPSAPAPARRRRIDVHHHLTPPAYKDAVLRRMDFFPLQRDWTPERTIEDMDAAGIDVAILSVTTPGLTFAEGEERRRLARACNEYAAELMQRHPGRFGSFAALPLPDMEGSLAEAAYALDVLKADGVLLFTNYGGKWLGDPLFQPLYEELNRRRAVAATHPISAPCCTNLQMPLLPDPLIEYGTDTTRTIGSLLFSGTAKRFPEIRFILSHAGGTAPFLIERFEFQARIPASGAQLAGGVRPALGRFLYDTAQAANPVAMGGLLQVVPASQVVLGTDFPYRTSAEQVQGLAGLGLDEATLRAIESGNAEALMPRLRA, from the coding sequence ATGCTGAACCTTCGCTGCGGGCCGGCAGGCCATCCGGATAGTGCCTGCGGCTGCGCCCTGCCCCGTCGGGGGCTGTTCCGCACCGCCCTCGCGGCCGGTGCCGCGAGTTTCATCCCGTCCGCTGCCCGGTCCCAGCCCTCCGCCCCTGCCCCTGCCCGGCGGCGCCGGATCGACGTGCATCACCACCTCACCCCGCCCGCCTACAAGGACGCGGTGCTCCGGCGCATGGACTTCTTCCCCCTCCAGCGGGACTGGACGCCGGAGCGGACGATCGAGGACATGGACGCGGCGGGGATCGACGTGGCGATCCTCTCCGTCACCACCCCCGGGCTGACCTTTGCGGAGGGGGAGGAGCGGCGCCGGCTGGCGCGGGCCTGCAACGAGTACGCGGCGGAGCTGATGCAGCGCCACCCCGGCCGCTTCGGCTCGTTCGCCGCCCTGCCCCTGCCGGACATGGAGGGAAGCCTGGCGGAAGCGGCCTACGCGCTGGACGTGCTGAAGGCCGACGGCGTGCTGCTCTTCACCAATTACGGCGGGAAATGGCTGGGCGACCCGCTGTTCCAGCCGCTCTACGAGGAGCTGAACCGGCGGCGGGCGGTGGCGGCTACCCACCCCATCTCCGCCCCCTGCTGCACCAACCTGCAGATGCCCCTCCTCCCCGACCCGCTGATCGAGTACGGCACGGACACCACGCGGACCATCGGCAGCCTGCTGTTCAGCGGCACGGCGAAGCGGTTCCCGGAAATCCGCTTCATCCTCTCCCATGCCGGGGGCACCGCGCCCTTCCTGATCGAGCGCTTCGAGTTCCAGGCCCGCATCCCCGCCTCCGGCGCGCAGCTGGCGGGCGGGGTGCGGCCAGCGCTCGGCCGCTTCCTCTACGACACGGCCCAGGCGGCCAACCCCGTGGCCATGGGCGGCCTGCTGCAGGTGGTGCCGGCAAGCCAGGTGGTGCTCGGGACGGACTTTCCCTACCGGACCTCCGCCGAGCAGGTGCAGGGCCTCGCCGGGTTGGGGCTGGACGAGGCGACGCTACGGGCGATCGAGAGCGGCAATGCCGAGGCGCTGATGCCTCGGCTGCGCGCGTAA
- the mreD gene encoding rod shape-determining protein MreD produces the protein MTRRGRPASAPGLLARLDALARAAAPSVSTVAAMVLAAAPVGLPTLVPAVALAGVFFWSLFRPASMPAPAVFGLGLLQDLLGFSPLGIGVLTLLLVHGAALRVRRALAKQSFPLVWLAYCGFAVLAVGLGYLLQALLGWHLPPTPPAFAGFWLAVGLYPILAWPMSLAHRGMQRAEGLA, from the coding sequence ATGACGCGCCGCGGCCGCCCCGCCTCGGCCCCCGGCCTGCTGGCACGGCTGGACGCGCTGGCCCGAGCGGCCGCGCCCAGCGTCTCCACCGTGGCGGCGATGGTCCTCGCCGCCGCGCCGGTGGGGCTGCCGACCCTGGTGCCGGCGGTGGCCCTGGCCGGGGTGTTCTTCTGGAGCCTGTTCCGCCCGGCCTCCATGCCGGCCCCGGCGGTCTTTGGCCTGGGGCTGCTGCAGGACCTGCTGGGCTTCAGCCCGCTCGGCATCGGCGTGCTGACCCTGCTCCTCGTCCACGGCGCGGCACTGCGGGTGCGGCGGGCGCTGGCAAAGCAGTCCTTTCCCCTGGTGTGGCTGGCCTATTGCGGCTTCGCGGTCCTCGCGGTCGGGCTCGGCTACCTGTTGCAGGCCCTGCTGGGCTGGCACCTGCCCCCGACGCCCCCCGCCTTCGCGGGGTTCTGGCTGGCCGTCGGCCTCTACCCGATCCTCGCCTGGCCGATGAGCCTGGCGCACCGGGGCATGCAGCGGGCGGAGGGGCTCGCGTGA
- a CDS encoding 2-isopropylmalate synthase — MAHNHPSFGSIADDRVIIFDTTLRDGEQSPGFSMNLEEKLRMAESLAELGADVLEAGFPIASPGDFDSVRSIAQRFGKDGPVVCGLARSADADILRAAEAIKPAARGRIHTFISTSELHMRVKLRMSDEEVLAAVTRSVTLARNHTDDVEWSAEDGSRTDMDFLCRCVEAAIKAGATTINIPDTVGYALPEDMTRIFSTVRERVPGADGVIFSTHNHNDLGLAVANTIAAIRAGARQVECTINGIGERAGNAALEEVAMALRTRGNAISRTTNIRTPNILRTSRLLATITGFDVQPNKAIVGRNAFAHESGIHQDGVLKDASTYEIMTPESVGWATNSLVLGKHSGRAAFRDKLKALGYELGDNALNDAFRRFKDLADRKKVVYDEDVSALVDDEVIRQNDRVKITALTVTSGINSRPMASLKLEIDGEEVEGIAGGDGAVDATFNAIRAAFPHDVQLKLYAVQSVTGGTDAQARVTVRFEESGKLVDGQGADTDTIVASARAYVHALNKLLVKRERTAPAEMAVPAV; from the coding sequence ATGGCCCATAACCACCCGAGCTTCGGCAGCATCGCGGACGACCGCGTCATCATCTTCGACACCACGCTGCGCGACGGCGAGCAATCCCCCGGCTTCTCCATGAACCTGGAGGAGAAGCTGCGCATGGCGGAGAGCCTGGCGGAACTCGGCGCGGACGTGCTGGAGGCCGGCTTCCCCATCGCCAGCCCCGGCGATTTCGACAGCGTGCGCTCCATCGCCCAGCGCTTCGGCAAGGACGGCCCCGTGGTCTGCGGCCTGGCCCGCTCGGCCGATGCCGACATCCTGCGCGCCGCCGAGGCGATCAAGCCCGCCGCCCGCGGCCGCATCCACACCTTCATCTCCACCTCCGAGCTGCACATGCGCGTGAAGCTGCGCATGTCGGACGAGGAGGTGCTGGCCGCCGTGACCCGCAGCGTGACCCTGGCCCGCAACCACACGGACGACGTGGAGTGGTCCGCCGAGGATGGCAGCCGCACGGACATGGATTTCCTGTGCCGCTGCGTGGAGGCCGCCATCAAGGCCGGCGCCACCACCATCAACATTCCGGATACGGTCGGCTACGCCCTGCCGGAGGACATGACCCGCATCTTCTCCACCGTGCGGGAGCGGGTGCCGGGCGCGGATGGGGTGATCTTCTCCACCCACAACCACAACGACCTGGGCCTGGCCGTGGCGAACACCATCGCCGCCATCCGCGCCGGCGCCCGGCAGGTGGAGTGCACCATCAACGGCATCGGCGAGCGCGCGGGCAATGCCGCGCTGGAGGAGGTGGCGATGGCGCTGCGCACGCGCGGCAACGCCATCTCCCGCACCACGAACATCCGGACGCCGAACATCCTCCGCACCTCGCGCCTGCTGGCGACCATCACGGGCTTCGACGTGCAGCCGAACAAGGCGATCGTCGGCCGCAACGCCTTCGCCCATGAATCCGGCATCCACCAGGACGGCGTGCTGAAGGACGCCTCCACCTATGAGATCATGACGCCGGAGAGCGTGGGCTGGGCCACCAATTCCCTGGTGCTCGGCAAGCACTCCGGCCGCGCGGCCTTCCGGGACAAGCTGAAGGCCCTGGGCTACGAGCTGGGCGACAATGCGCTGAACGACGCCTTCCGGCGCTTCAAGGACCTCGCCGACCGCAAGAAGGTCGTCTACGACGAGGACGTGTCGGCGCTGGTGGATGACGAGGTGATCCGCCAGAACGACCGGGTGAAGATCACGGCGCTGACCGTCACCTCCGGCATCAACTCCCGCCCAATGGCCTCCCTGAAGCTGGAGATCGACGGCGAGGAGGTGGAGGGCATCGCCGGCGGCGACGGCGCGGTGGACGCGACGTTCAACGCGATACGCGCGGCTTTCCCGCACGACGTCCAGCTGAAGCTCTACGCCGTGCAGTCTGTCACCGGCGGCACCGATGCGCAGGCGCGCGTGACCGTGCGCTTCGAGGAGAGCGGCAAGCTGGTGGACGGGCAGGGGGCGGATACCGACACCATCGTCGCCTCCGCCCGCGCCTATGTCCACGCGCTGAACAAGCTGCTGGTGAAGCGCGAGCGCACCGCGCCGGCGGAGATGGCGGTCCCGGCGGTCTGA
- a CDS encoding nucleotidyltransferase domain-containing protein encodes MRDAEGNQATLDADHRRSVNEALAIIERDEDVKVVFAVESGSRAWGFASPDSDWDVRFLYARPTRWFVQLEAGRDVIERALPNDLDLAGWDMRKAINLALKGNQALREWLSSPLVYTEDETMADLLRRLVRSIPSRPAAIHHYASLARQVHERWLRRDEFPRKKYLYAIRPALTLRWLRSHAGEIPPMDLPSLLREVSLSSSEREAIGQLLREKAVNPEMGQGPAVPPLHALIAHELEGVPAMVAAEPKQEVPPQVRQDAQQLLVRSAALADQRR; translated from the coding sequence GTGCGGGATGCCGAGGGGAACCAGGCGACGCTGGACGCCGACCACCGGCGCTCGGTGAACGAGGCGTTGGCGATCATCGAGCGTGACGAGGACGTCAAGGTCGTCTTCGCCGTCGAGTCCGGCTCTCGGGCCTGGGGTTTCGCAAGCCCGGACAGCGACTGGGACGTCCGGTTCCTCTACGCCCGCCCGACACGATGGTTCGTGCAGCTCGAGGCCGGCCGCGACGTGATCGAGCGCGCCCTGCCGAACGATCTGGACCTGGCGGGCTGGGACATGCGGAAGGCCATCAACCTCGCCCTCAAGGGAAACCAGGCCCTGCGGGAATGGCTCTCCTCGCCGCTCGTCTATACCGAGGACGAGACCATGGCAGACCTGCTCCGGCGCCTGGTCCGAAGCATCCCCTCGCGCCCGGCCGCCATCCATCACTACGCCAGCCTCGCGCGGCAGGTGCATGAGCGCTGGCTCCGGCGGGATGAATTCCCCCGCAAGAAGTACCTCTACGCGATCCGTCCAGCCCTCACCCTCCGCTGGCTCCGGAGCCACGCCGGCGAGATTCCACCTATGGACCTGCCGTCGCTCCTGCGCGAGGTGAGCCTCTCGTCGTCGGAACGGGAAGCGATTGGCCAGCTCCTGCGGGAGAAGGCCGTCAACCCTGAGATGGGTCAGGGGCCGGCCGTCCCTCCCCTGCACGCCCTGATCGCACACGAACTCGAAGGGGTTCCCGCCATGGTAGCGGCGGAACCGAAGCAAGAGGTTCCGCCGCAGGTCCGGCAGGATGCCCAGCAGCTCCTCGTCCGGAGCGCGGCCCTGGCCGATCAGCGTCGCTGA